A window of the Arachis duranensis cultivar V14167 chromosome 5, aradu.V14167.gnm2.J7QH, whole genome shotgun sequence genome harbors these coding sequences:
- the LOC107488606 gene encoding uncharacterized protein LOC107488606: MAFLLARLLDKRGLPHAHILLFMHPTNKPRSPSDIDRFISTTEIPDRLRRPRSRAVIDEVGFSKYKRPDNGRTITKRNVIIGNSFIVPYNPYLLLRYGYHINIEHTCQTFATKYLFKHLYKGSDRIKEPVVIRLPFHFLEEHVVIFRDDDNIQDVLNRVNGKLTKLLAWFLANTLNPFAKLLTYSEFPNKFVWKDDKGCTSFVDLRIVYDVIYDAFKEAYYTLGILQDDKEFVDAILEANDRFLMDEMNFDRELLREELKDSLKSMTHEQKNAYYQILNAISMDLGGFYFVYGYSDTGKTFLYRTLSVSLRCNGKIVLNVASSGITSLLLPNRHNTHSRFKIPLNINEDSDIVQSSNNSSYIWDYCNVLKLYRNMHLSSSSCSQDNCEIMDFANWLIHIGDGLAGDSIDGESEVLIPDDILIDDTDTSFKELI, translated from the exons ATGGCATTCCTTTTGGCAAGATTGTTGGAT AAGAGGGGATTACCTCATGCACACATATTGTTATTCATGCATCCTACAAACAAGCCAAGGTCTCCATCAGATATTGATAGGTTTATTTCTACTACTGAGATACCTGATAGGCTCCGTAGACCAAG GTCACGTGCTGTTATTGATGAAGTTGGATTTTCAAAGTACAAGAGACCAGACAATGGTCGCACGATAACTAAGAGGAATGTTATCATTGGTAATTCCTTCATTGTTCCATACAATCCGTATTTGTTGTTGAGATATGGTTATCATATAAATATCGAGCATACATGCCAAACTTTTGCCACCAAGTATCTATTTAAACATTTGTACAAGGGCAGTGATCGA ATAAAGGAACCTGTAGTTATTAGGTTACCCTTTCACTTTCTTGAAGAGCATGTTGTTATCTTTAGAGATGATGACAATATTCAAGATGTTCTCAATCGTGTAAATGGCAAGTTGACAAAATTATTAGCATGGTTCCTTGCTAATACTTTAAATCCTTTTGCCAAGTTGTTGACTTATAGTGAGTTTCCTAACAAGTTTGTATGGAAAGATGAT AAAGGATGCACGAGTTTTGTTGACCTTAGAATTGTTTATGATGTTATTTATGATGCATTCAAGGAAGCATATTATACATTAGGAATTCTCCAAGATGATAAGGAATTTGTTGATGCTATATTGGAAGCAA ATGATCGATTCTTAATGGATGAGATGAATTTTGATAGGGAATTACTACGTGAAGAGTTAAAGGATTCTTTGAAATCTATGACTCACGAACAGAAGAATGCATACTATCAGATATTGAATGCTATCTCCATGGACCTTGGTGGATTTTACTTTGTTTATGGTTACAGTGATACTGGGAAGACTTTCCTTTATCGCACGTTATCTGTGTCATTAAGGTGCAACGGCAAAATTGTGCTAAATGTTGCATCAAGTGGTATTACTTCACTATTACTCCCTAACAGACACAATACTCATTCTAGATTCAAGATTCCACTAAACATAAACGAGGATTCG GATATCGTGCAATCTTCCAATAATTCATCATATATATGGGATTACTGTAATGTACTAAAGCTATACAGGAATATGCATTTATCTTCTTCATCATGTTCTCAAGACAATTGCGAAATTATGGATTTTGCTAATTGGCTTATTCATATTGGAGATGGATTGGCTGGTGATTCTATAGATGGTGAGTCTGAAGTTTTGATCCCGGATGATATTCTCATTGATGATACTGACACTAGTTTTAAAGAGTTGATATAG
- the LOC107488605 gene encoding uncharacterized protein LOC107488605: MTNTDYFKKQSILASTLEVVNKVNNNMMSLLPGNHRVYLCSDSLCVEEGNIESQLDTFSPDVVNAINCSGLSNHQLFLKEGVPIMLLKNIDQSNSLCNGTRLQVRCLGHHIIEYIVLTGDKVGRVVLIPRMNISNNDTLPFRFQRRQFSLIASFAMTMNKSQGQTLSMVRLYYRNPYLLMVNFMLLYLK; encoded by the coding sequence ATGACCAACACAGATTATTTCAAGAAACAATCAATTCTTGCTTCCACTCTAGAAGTTGTTAACAAGGTGAATAACAATATGATGAGTCTTTTACCTGGCAATCATAGGGTTTATCTTTGTTCTGACTCTTTGTGTGTTGAAGAAGGTAACATAGAGTCTCAGCTAGACACCTTTTCACCTGATGTGGTGAATGCTATTAATTGTTCAGGATTATCTAATCACCAGCTATTCTTGAAGGAAGGTGTACCGATAATGTTGCTAAAAAATATTGACCAATCTAATAGTTTGTGTAATGGTACCAGGTTGCAGGTACGTTGTTTAGGTCATCATATAATTGAGTACATTGTATTGACTGGAGACAAAGTGGGTAGAGTTGTGCTTATTCCACGCATGAACATATCAAACAATGACACTCTGCCTTTTAGATTCCAAAGGAGGCAGTTTTCGTTAATTGCATCTTTTGCAATGACCATGAATAAGTCACAGGGTCAAACACTGAGTATGGTTAGGTTGTATTACCGAAACCCATATTTACTCATGGTCAACTTTATGTTGCTCTATCTAAAGTGA
- the LOC107488632 gene encoding cysteine-rich and transmembrane domain-containing protein WIH2-like, protein MGHDHHSQKHQPPVGTPPSQGYPPPDLPKEGYPPPGYPPAGYPPPGYPPQGYPPPPGYPTQGYPPPPYPAQGYPPPYAPPYPHHQPPPPQHHHHHNNNSSGPGCLEGCLAALCCCCLLDACF, encoded by the exons ATGGGTCATGATCATCACAGCCAGAAGCATCAACCCCCTGTTGGAACTCCGCCGTCCCAAG GTTATCCACCGCCAGATCTACCAAAAGAAGGTTATCCGCCGCCGGGATATCCTCCGGCAGGGTATCCGCCTCCAGGGTATCCACCACAAGGGTATCCTCCACCGCCGGGATACCCCACTCAAGGTTATCCTCCTCCGCCATACCCAGCACAGGGGTATCCTCCGCCCTACGCACCACCTTACCCGCATCATCAGCCTCCGCCTCCTCAGCATCACCATCACCATAATAATAACTCATCCGGCCCTGGTTGCTTGGAAGGCTG TTTGGCTGCTCTCTGCTGCTGCTGCTTGTTGGATGCGTGCTTCTGA